From the genome of Sulfitobacter sp. DSM 110093, one region includes:
- a CDS encoding ABC transporter permease codes for MNRNLILGVALTSVFLLAALISFVWTPYDYAGLDIANKLHSPSLAHPMGTDHFGRDILSMIMVGARTSIAVALVAVGIGMGAGVPLGLWAAARRGSLVDEVIMRGNDLVFAFPAIVIAILITAVFGAGAINAIIAIGIFNIPVFARITRGAALSLWQREFIMAARVAGKSAARISFEHILPNVANLLIVQGTIQFSLGILAEAGLSYVGLGAQPPVPSWGRMLADAQTMVSIAPHMALMPGFAIILTVLGLNLMGDGLRDLLDPRLRVART; via the coding sequence ATGAACCGCAACTTGATCCTTGGGGTCGCGCTTACCTCGGTCTTTCTGCTGGCTGCGCTGATCTCTTTTGTCTGGACGCCCTATGACTATGCCGGGCTCGACATCGCCAACAAACTGCACAGCCCCTCGCTGGCCCATCCCATGGGCACCGATCACTTTGGCCGCGATATTCTAAGCATGATCATGGTCGGCGCGCGGACCTCAATCGCGGTGGCGCTGGTGGCTGTGGGCATCGGCATGGGCGCGGGCGTGCCGCTGGGGCTCTGGGCTGCGGCGCGGCGCGGGAGCCTTGTGGATGAGGTCATCATGCGCGGCAATGATCTGGTCTTTGCCTTTCCGGCCATCGTCATCGCCATTCTGATCACGGCGGTCTTCGGTGCCGGGGCGATCAATGCGATCATCGCCATCGGCATCTTCAATATCCCCGTCTTTGCCCGGATCACCCGGGGTGCGGCGCTGTCCCTATGGCAGCGCGAGTTTATCATGGCGGCCCGCGTGGCGGGCAAATCCGCCGCGCGGATCTCGTTTGAGCATATCTTGCCCAACGTTGCCAATCTGCTGATCGTGCAGGGGACCATCCAGTTCTCCCTTGGCATCCTCGCCGAGGCGGGGCTGAGCTATGTCGGTCTCGGCGCGCAGCCGCCAGTGCCATCTTGGGGCCGAATGTTGGCCGACGCGCAAACCATGGTCAGTATCGCGCCGCATATGGCCCTGATGCCGGGTTTCGCGATCATCCTGACTGTGCTGGGGCTGAACCTGATGGGCGATGGGCTGCGCGATCTGCTTGATCCGCGCCTGAGGGTGGCACGGACATGA
- a CDS encoding dipeptide ABC transporter ATP-binding protein, whose product MTLLTVSNLSLSIHGLRILDGVTFSVASGEIVAVTGESGSGKSMTALAAMQLLPKGATTTGHLMLGDDDLTQMSEAALCGVRGNDIGMVFQEPMTALNPVQTIGRQVAETIRVHEPSVSRTEAEARAADTLTRVGLPQDRFPLSRYPHELSGGQRQRVVIAIAIALRPRLLIADEPTTALDVTTQAQILTLLTRLAREDGMGLLMITHDLAVVADMADRIIVMRKGQIVEQGETQALLHNMQHPYTKMLFDASRHEVNLPAAPAPQPLLEVKGVCRDYHLPRKTLFGAPGTFRAVDNLSFTLNRGERLGLVGESGCGKSTLTRAILGLEPVQEGSITVDGQPVFTGTQPNLAVRRKMQVVFQDPFGSFNPRHRVDRLVTEPFHLLDTPPQGADRTRAIDEALTAVGLRPADARKYIHEFSGGQRQRIAIARALIIRPELILFDEAVSALDVSVRAQILDLLADLCSHYNLTYLFISHDLSVVRTVTDRVLVMQSGRIVEAGETAQVFDAPQHAYTKSLIAAAPVLPDLSQSVG is encoded by the coding sequence ATGACGCTTTTGACGGTCTCTAATCTTTCGCTGTCGATCCACGGTCTGCGCATCCTCGACGGGGTGACCTTTTCTGTTGCGTCGGGCGAAATCGTGGCCGTGACCGGGGAAAGCGGCTCGGGCAAGTCGATGACAGCGCTGGCAGCAATGCAGCTTTTGCCCAAGGGCGCGACGACCACGGGCCATCTCATGCTGGGCGACGATGATCTGACCCAGATGAGCGAAGCGGCCCTGTGCGGCGTGCGCGGCAATGACATCGGCATGGTGTTTCAAGAGCCGATGACCGCGCTGAACCCGGTGCAGACCATTGGCCGCCAAGTGGCCGAAACCATCCGCGTGCACGAGCCAAGCGTGTCCCGCACCGAGGCCGAGGCCCGCGCCGCCGATACGCTTACCCGCGTCGGCCTGCCCCAAGACCGCTTCCCCCTGTCGCGCTATCCGCATGAGCTGAGCGGCGGGCAGCGCCAGCGGGTGGTGATCGCCATCGCCATTGCCCTGCGCCCCCGTCTGCTGATCGCGGATGAGCCGACCACGGCGTTGGATGTGACCACACAGGCACAAATCCTTACCCTGCTGACCCGTCTGGCGCGCGAAGACGGCATGGGGCTGTTGATGATCACACATGACCTTGCCGTCGTGGCCGATATGGCCGACCGCATCATCGTCATGCGCAAGGGGCAGATCGTCGAACAGGGGGAGACGCAGGCCCTGCTGCACAACATGCAGCACCCCTATACCAAGATGCTTTTCGACGCCTCCCGCCATGAGGTGAACCTGCCCGCCGCGCCCGCGCCCCAGCCGCTGCTGGAGGTCAAGGGCGTCTGCCGCGATTACCATCTGCCGCGCAAAACGCTGTTTGGCGCGCCCGGCACGTTCCGCGCGGTGGACAATCTCAGCTTTACCCTGAACCGGGGCGAGCGGCTGGGCTTGGTGGGGGAATCTGGTTGTGGGAAATCGACCCTGACGCGGGCGATTTTGGGGCTGGAGCCGGTGCAAGAGGGCAGCATCACCGTCGATGGCCAACCGGTCTTTACCGGGACGCAGCCGAACCTTGCCGTGCGGCGCAAGATGCAGGTGGTGTTCCAAGACCCCTTCGGCAGCTTCAATCCGCGCCACCGGGTCGACCGATTGGTGACCGAGCCTTTCCACTTGCTCGACACCCCGCCGCAGGGGGCCGACCGGACCCGCGCGATTGACGAGGCGCTGACAGCCGTGGGGCTGCGCCCAGCAGATGCGCGCAAGTACATTCACGAATTTTCAGGCGGGCAGCGCCAGCGCATCGCTATTGCCCGTGCCCTAATTATCCGGCCTGAGCTTATCCTTTTTGACGAGGCGGTCAGCGCGCTGGATGTCTCGGTCCGGGCGCAGATCCTTGATCTGCTGGCCGACCTTTGCAGCCATTATAACCTGACCTACCTTTTCATCTCGCATGACCTGTCGGTGGTGCGCACGGTGACGGACCGGGTGCTGGTGATGCAGTCCGGCAGGATCGTAGAGGCCGGAGAGACGGCGCAGGTCTTTGACGCGCCGCAGCACGCCTATACCAAATCGCTGATCGCCGCAGCCCCGGTTTTGCCGGACCTGTCCCAGTCCGTAGGCTAG
- a CDS encoding TAXI family TRAP transporter solute-binding subunit, translating to MKMFKMLAMTGAMVAGTAAMAQEKFITIGTGGQTGVYFVVGQSICRLVNRGTADHNLKCTAPSTGGSIANINAIKAGDMDMGVAQSDWQFHAYNGSSQFEGDKFDNLRAVFSVHGEPFNVIARADSGIESFDDLKGKRVNIGNPGSGQRATMEVVMDAKGWTLDDFALASELKPAEQAAALGDNKVDAIIYTVGHPNGSIQEAVSTIDAKLIPVDGDAIQGLIDDNPYYAEATVPGGMYKGTDSDIKTFGVKATFVTSADVDDDVVYQVVKAVFDNFDRFKRLHPAFENLTQEEMISGGLSAPLHPGAEKYYKEQGWIE from the coding sequence ATGAAAATGTTCAAAATGCTCGCGATGACCGGTGCCATGGTGGCCGGCACTGCGGCCATGGCGCAGGAGAAGTTCATCACCATCGGCACCGGTGGTCAGACGGGCGTTTACTTCGTCGTCGGTCAGTCGATCTGCCGTCTGGTGAACCGCGGCACAGCGGATCACAACCTGAAGTGCACCGCGCCGTCGACCGGCGGGTCCATCGCCAACATCAACGCGATCAAAGCGGGCGACATGGACATGGGCGTTGCCCAGTCCGACTGGCAGTTCCACGCTTACAACGGTTCTTCGCAGTTCGAAGGCGACAAATTCGACAACCTGCGCGCAGTATTCTCTGTACATGGTGAGCCGTTCAACGTGATCGCCCGTGCCGACAGCGGTATCGAGTCGTTCGACGACCTCAAAGGCAAGCGCGTCAACATCGGTAACCCCGGTTCCGGTCAACGCGCCACCATGGAAGTCGTGATGGACGCCAAGGGTTGGACGCTGGACGATTTCGCACTGGCTTCCGAGCTGAAGCCAGCCGAGCAAGCTGCTGCTTTGGGTGATAACAAAGTGGATGCGATCATCTACACCGTGGGTCACCCGAACGGTTCGATCCAAGAAGCCGTGTCGACCATCGACGCCAAGCTGATCCCTGTGGACGGTGATGCGATCCAAGGTTTGATCGACGACAACCCCTATTATGCCGAGGCCACCGTGCCGGGCGGCATGTACAAGGGCACCGACAGCGACATCAAAACCTTCGGCGTAAAAGCGACATTCGTCACATCCGCCGATGTGGATGACGATGTGGTCTATCAGGTTGTCAAAGCCGTCTTTGACAACTTCGACCGTTTCAAGCGCCTGCACCCGGCGTTTGAGAACCTGACCCAAGAAGAGATGATCTCTGGCGGTCTGTCTGCTCCGCTGCACCCCGGTGCAGAGAAGTATTACAAAGAGCAAGGTTGGATCGAGTAA
- a CDS encoding TRAP transporter permease, translated as MSEKDQQQAAAVETAATGDRGGLSQAELDELVASSDTGGRAVSGLMGTLLLLVALAWSLFQLYIASPIGLFNDTLARSIHLGFAVFLGIMVFPATRTSFQVALGVIVPAVLAALFMVSTKDSTAIWWIPIPALFVIATVLLGSPKNRVPIWEWALAIVGTFCALYLFIFYREIANRVGAPILPDYIAGVTGLLILLEATRRALGPALMIVASVFLFYTVLGPYMPSIIAHKGNSLSEIVNHQWITTEGVFGIALGVSTSFVFLFVLFGSLLDRAGAGNYFIQVAFSLMGHMRGGPAKAAVVASAMTGLISGSSIANVVTTGTFTIPLMKKVGFNSEKAGAVEVASSVNGQIMPPVMGAAAFLMVEYVGIPYFDVVKHAFLPAVISYIALVYIVHLEAMKAGMQGLPRAYTPKPLVQQLIGIAFAIIAICALSFAVYYLMGWIRPAFPETAGYIIFVFLTAVYVGLLYVASKEEPLKLDDPNAEVTSLPMPGPTARSGLHFILPVVVLVWALMVDRLSPGLSAFWAAAYMIFILLTQRPLMAMFRGESQFVNDVKAGVLDLIDGLVTGARNMIGIGIATATAGIIVGAVSQTGVGSALADVVEVLSGGNILAILFLTAVLSLILGMGLPTTANYIVVSALLAPVIVTLGQQNGLIVPLIAVHLFVFYFGIMADVTPPVGLASFAAAAVSGGDPIRTGLVAFFYSLRTAALPFLFIFNTELLLIGVTWGQGLFIFVVATVAMLLFAAATQGWFLARNRFYETIALLLIAFTLFRPGFWMDMVYPPYSEEAPTEIVQAAEETPAGERLRLRVSGVNDLGDPLEFVALLPIGAGETGAEKLEAAGLMFREDGDKMIIDDVVYDSPAQSAGLDWDQEVLRVLKPMPQPSKYWMFIPALLLLALVVFLQRGRAARETRKPATA; from the coding sequence ATGTCTGAGAAGGACCAGCAACAGGCGGCGGCCGTTGAGACCGCCGCAACCGGTGACCGGGGCGGATTGAGCCAGGCGGAACTGGACGAACTTGTCGCTTCTTCTGATACGGGTGGCCGTGCTGTTAGTGGGCTGATGGGCACCTTGCTGCTGTTGGTGGCACTGGCTTGGTCGCTGTTTCAACTCTACATCGCGTCACCCATTGGTCTGTTCAACGATACGCTGGCCCGCTCCATTCACTTGGGCTTTGCCGTATTCCTTGGCATCATGGTGTTTCCAGCCACGCGGACGAGTTTTCAGGTGGCACTTGGTGTCATCGTTCCGGCCGTTCTTGCCGCGCTCTTTATGGTCAGCACCAAGGATTCGACCGCGATTTGGTGGATCCCGATCCCCGCACTTTTCGTGATTGCGACAGTGCTGCTCGGCTCCCCCAAGAACCGCGTTCCAATCTGGGAGTGGGCCTTGGCCATCGTCGGCACCTTTTGTGCGCTATACCTCTTTATCTTCTACCGTGAAATCGCCAACCGCGTCGGCGCACCGATCCTGCCAGACTATATCGCAGGTGTTACCGGATTGTTAATTCTGCTCGAAGCCACGCGCCGCGCCCTTGGGCCAGCGTTGATGATCGTGGCGAGCGTCTTTCTTTTCTACACCGTGCTTGGCCCCTATATGCCCAGCATCATCGCCCATAAGGGCAACAGCCTGTCGGAGATTGTGAACCACCAGTGGATCACCACCGAAGGCGTCTTTGGCATCGCGCTTGGGGTTTCGACCTCTTTCGTGTTCCTCTTCGTGCTGTTCGGCTCGCTGTTAGATCGTGCGGGCGCGGGCAACTACTTCATTCAAGTCGCGTTCAGCCTCATGGGCCACATGCGTGGCGGTCCGGCGAAAGCGGCGGTTGTGGCATCGGCAATGACCGGCCTGATCTCGGGCTCTTCCATCGCGAACGTTGTAACCACCGGCACATTCACCATTCCGCTGATGAAGAAAGTGGGCTTCAACTCCGAGAAAGCCGGCGCGGTTGAGGTGGCTTCGTCGGTCAACGGCCAGATCATGCCGCCCGTGATGGGCGCTGCGGCCTTCCTGATGGTCGAGTATGTCGGGATTCCCTATTTCGACGTGGTCAAACACGCCTTCTTGCCTGCGGTGATTTCTTACATTGCGCTTGTGTACATCGTGCACCTTGAAGCGATGAAAGCCGGGATGCAGGGTCTGCCCCGCGCCTATACACCCAAGCCGCTGGTGCAGCAGTTGATCGGCATCGCCTTTGCGATCATCGCGATCTGCGCGCTGTCCTTTGCCGTTTATTACCTGATGGGCTGGATCCGCCCGGCCTTCCCTGAGACGGCGGGCTACATCATCTTTGTCTTCCTCACGGCGGTCTATGTTGGCCTGCTCTATGTCGCCAGCAAAGAAGAGCCGCTGAAACTGGACGACCCAAACGCAGAGGTAACATCGCTGCCGATGCCCGGCCCGACCGCGCGCTCGGGTCTGCATTTTATTCTGCCCGTGGTCGTGCTGGTCTGGGCGCTGATGGTCGACCGTCTGTCGCCCGGCCTCTCGGCCTTCTGGGCGGCGGCTTACATGATCTTTATCCTGCTGACACAGCGTCCGTTGATGGCGATGTTCCGTGGCGAAAGCCAGTTTGTGAACGATGTGAAAGCGGGTGTGCTTGACCTGATCGACGGGTTGGTCACCGGAGCGCGCAACATGATCGGGATCGGCATTGCCACGGCAACGGCTGGTATCATCGTGGGCGCGGTCAGCCAGACCGGTGTCGGCTCGGCATTGGCGGATGTGGTTGAGGTGCTTTCGGGCGGCAATATCCTTGCCATTCTCTTCCTGACGGCGGTCCTGTCGCTGATCCTTGGCATGGGCCTGCCCACCACGGCGAACTATATCGTGGTTTCGGCGCTGTTGGCGCCCGTCATTGTGACGCTGGGTCAGCAGAACGGGCTGATCGTACCGCTGATCGCTGTGCACCTCTTTGTCTTCTACTTCGGCATCATGGCCGACGTGACCCCGCCGGTGGGGCTGGCAAGCTTTGCCGCTGCCGCTGTTTCGGGCGGTGATCCGATCCGCACAGGTCTCGTGGCCTTCTTCTACTCCCTGCGCACCGCAGCGCTGCCGTTCCTGTTTATCTTCAACACGGAACTGCTGTTGATCGGGGTCACATGGGGGCAGGGGTTGTTCATCTTTGTGGTGGCGACGGTGGCGATGCTGCTCTTTGCCGCCGCGACCCAAGGCTGGTTTCTGGCCCGCAACCGTTTCTATGAGACCATCGCGCTGCTGCTGATTGCCTTTACCCTGTTCCGTCCGGGCTTCTGGATGGACATGGTCTATCCGCCCTATAGCGAAGAGGCCCCGACCGAAATCGTGCAAGCGGCAGAGGAAACACCGGCGGGCGAACGGCTGCGACTGCGTGTTTCTGGTGTGAACGATCTGGGCGACCCGTTGGAGTTCGTCGCGCTGCTGCCGATTGGCGCAGGCGAGACGGGGGCCGAGAAGCTGGAAGCCGCAGGTCTCATGTTCCGCGAGGATGGCGACAAGATGATCATCGACGATGTGGTCTACGACAGCCCCGCACAATCAGCGGGCCTTGATTGGGACCAAGAGGTGCTGCGCGTCCTGAAACCGATGCCGCAGCCCAGCAAATACTGGATGTTCATCCCTGCGCTGCTACTTCTAGCATTGGTCGTTTTCCTGCAACGGGGCCGTGCTGCGCGCGAAACGCGCAAGCCCGCGACAGCCTGA
- a CDS encoding universal stress protein, with protein sequence MFDNILLTVDLSEPRSWEKALPQAIDMIRLSKGTLHILSVVPDMGTPLVEGFFPVDYEKQATGRAAKALEKLVEREVPDDVKVKQHLKFGKIHREALKTIEKSNADLVVMGSEHPDSLREFLVGSNADRIVRRSPVSVLVVRA encoded by the coding sequence ATGTTTGATAATATCCTACTGACCGTTGACCTAAGTGAGCCTAGATCATGGGAAAAGGCGTTGCCGCAGGCGATTGATATGATCCGCTTGTCCAAAGGCACCTTGCATATCCTGTCGGTCGTGCCGGATATGGGCACCCCGCTGGTCGAAGGATTTTTCCCCGTTGACTACGAAAAACAGGCCACGGGCCGCGCGGCCAAAGCGCTTGAAAAGCTTGTCGAGCGTGAAGTGCCTGATGACGTAAAGGTGAAGCAGCACCTCAAGTTCGGCAAAATCCACCGCGAGGCGCTGAAAACGATAGAGAAATCAAACGCCGATCTGGTGGTCATGGGATCAGAACACCCCGACAGCCTGCGTGAATTCCTCGTTGGCTCAAACGCCGACCGCATTGTGCGTCGTTCGCCTGTTTCCGTTCTGGTCGTGAGGGCGTAA
- a CDS encoding carbon-nitrogen hydrolase family protein: MTPFAIAGVQMYVNALQPNVDGMIQRLDILMARFPWTQMVLFSELAPFGPLDRFALPPDNETIEQFQAAARRHRVWLIPGSMFLKHPEDGRVYNTSVVINPEGEVVRRYAKMFPFRPYEAGIAAGNEFCIFDVPDVGRFGLSICYDMWFPETTRQLTSQGVEVLLHPVLTGTTDRDAELAIARATAAQFQCYIFDVNGLGAGGVGKSCVVDPTSMVLHQSAGQEDMFPIEIDLNMVRRQRETGMKGLGQLLKSFRDRPTDFPVYDRDSGADAFLHTLGPLEVPQQGSRAGLHVDVPAQQVPAEIPAYKGKNGFPPEPLASATAGTAPEVAQTPAPAAPAAAMPDPQTTPETPGQNDNTSG; encoded by the coding sequence ATGACCCCTTTCGCGATTGCCGGCGTGCAGATGTACGTCAATGCCTTGCAGCCCAATGTCGATGGCATGATCCAGCGGCTCGACATTCTGATGGCGCGCTTCCCTTGGACGCAGATGGTGCTGTTCTCTGAGCTGGCGCCTTTCGGCCCGCTCGACCGGTTTGCCCTGCCGCCCGATAACGAGACGATTGAACAGTTTCAGGCCGCCGCGCGGCGGCACCGCGTCTGGCTGATCCCCGGTTCGATGTTCCTTAAGCACCCCGAAGATGGCCGGGTCTACAACACCTCGGTCGTCATCAACCCCGAAGGCGAGGTGGTGCGCCGCTATGCCAAGATGTTCCCGTTTCGCCCCTATGAGGCCGGGATCGCGGCGGGCAATGAATTCTGCATCTTCGACGTGCCGGATGTGGGCCGCTTTGGTCTGTCGATCTGCTATGACATGTGGTTCCCCGAGACGACGCGCCAGCTGACCTCTCAGGGTGTCGAAGTGCTGTTGCACCCCGTTCTGACCGGCACCACCGACCGCGATGCAGAGCTTGCCATCGCGCGGGCCACGGCGGCGCAGTTCCAGTGCTATATCTTTGACGTGAACGGCCTCGGCGCGGGCGGCGTGGGTAAATCCTGCGTGGTCGATCCAACCTCGATGGTGCTGCACCAGTCGGCGGGTCAAGAGGACATGTTCCCGATTGAAATCGATCTCAACATGGTACGCCGCCAGCGTGAGACGGGGATGAAGGGCTTGGGCCAGTTGCTCAAATCCTTCCGCGATCGCCCGACCGATTTCCCGGTCTATGACCGCGACAGCGGCGCGGATGCCTTCCTGCACACCCTCGGCCCGCTCGAAGTTCCGCAGCAGGGCAGCCGCGCGGGCCTGCATGTCGATGTGCCAGCCCAACAGGTGCCCGCCGAGATCCCCGCCTATAAGGGCAAGAACGGTTTCCCGCCGGAACCGCTTGCCAGCGCCACCGCCGGCACCGCGCCGGAAGTGGCACAGACTCCGGCGCCCGCGGCACCTGCTGCGGCCATGCCAGACCCACAAACAACGCCCGAGACACCCGGGCAGAACGACAATACCAGCGGCTAG
- a CDS encoding aminotransferase class I/II-fold pyridoxal phosphate-dependent enzyme: MHSMNDYSSAIQLRSDRWSALRAAAAAMSRDPKGKGAAQGRKEIEALFDSLALIEPYWAFPGMSAFDHMRRQFAHGNFEDLAFAVNRVTRALTTGAYRRRTIPLERDSLDQDEHDDEAMLPPEARALAKPYFEVLIVDNVNEQQERWLRSNVTRMRRTEDPFIYEAVVVPSLEDALIAVMFNHNIQAIVVRPGLTLKSKVDQQILTRYLARAGGQDEIDALEPESYGPELCRMIAKVRPELDAYLVTERSVEDIAGLDLGICRRVFYNQEDFMELHLNILRGVQARNKSPFFTALVEYSKQPTGVFHAMPISRGKSITRSHWIQDMGAFYGPNIFLAETSATSGGLDSLLEPHGPIKEAQELASRAFGSKQTFFATNGTSTCNKIVVQALVRPGDIVLVDRDCHKSHHYGMVLAGAQVSYLDSYPLNEYSMYGAVPLREVKHRLLELKAAGKLDRVRMLLLTNCTFDGLVYNVERVMEECLAIKPDLIFLWDEAWFAFARFSPTYRQRTAMNAANVLRDKFKSEAHAAAYEAQQKTLKDADDETLLNTRLIPPPQARVRAYATQSTHKTLTSLRQGSMIHVNDQDFKGEVEQSFHEAYMTHTSTSPNYQIIASLDVGRRQVELEGFEFVQRQVEAAMSMRRAISEHKLLSKYFKVLSAGDMIPETHRESGVTSYYDVEQGWTDMWDCWEQDEFVLDATRVTLAVGGTGWDGDTFKTQILMDKYGIQINKTSRNTVLFMTNIGTTRSSVAYLIEVLVEIAKSLDELLDDASRMERLSFDRRVTNLMENYPPLPDFSCFHDAFRAADTPEGDIRTPFFLAYDEKNCDYLELNGSLQEAMDAGETVVSASFIIPYPPGFPILVPGQVVSQEILDFMRALDVSEIHGYRPDLGLRVFTTAALNRVRSKDLSSSPV, translated from the coding sequence ATGCATTCTATGAACGACTATTCCTCGGCCATTCAATTGCGGTCGGATCGGTGGAGCGCCCTGCGCGCTGCCGCCGCCGCCATGTCGCGTGACCCTAAGGGCAAAGGCGCGGCGCAGGGCCGCAAGGAAATCGAAGCGCTGTTTGACTCGCTGGCCCTGATCGAGCCCTATTGGGCCTTTCCGGGCATGTCCGCCTTTGACCACATGCGCCGTCAATTCGCCCATGGCAATTTCGAGGATCTGGCCTTTGCGGTGAACCGGGTGACCCGTGCGCTGACCACCGGCGCTTACCGGCGCCGCACGATCCCGCTGGAACGTGACAGTCTGGATCAAGACGAACATGACGACGAGGCGATGCTCCCGCCCGAGGCGCGCGCCCTGGCCAAGCCCTATTTCGAAGTGCTGATCGTCGACAATGTGAACGAACAGCAAGAGCGCTGGCTGCGCAGCAATGTCACTCGCATGCGCCGTACCGAAGACCCGTTCATCTATGAAGCGGTTGTGGTTCCCAGCCTTGAAGACGCGCTGATCGCGGTGATGTTCAACCACAACATTCAAGCCATCGTCGTCCGCCCCGGCCTGACGTTGAAATCAAAAGTCGATCAGCAAATCCTGACCCGCTATCTCGCCCGCGCGGGGGGGCAGGATGAGATCGACGCGCTTGAACCTGAAAGCTACGGCCCCGAACTTTGCCGGATGATTGCCAAGGTCCGGCCCGAACTGGACGCCTATCTGGTCACCGAACGCTCGGTCGAGGATATCGCCGGGCTGGATCTGGGGATCTGCCGCCGGGTTTTCTACAACCAAGAAGACTTCATGGAGTTGCACCTCAACATCCTGCGCGGGGTGCAGGCGCGGAATAAATCGCCCTTCTTTACCGCGCTGGTGGAGTATTCCAAGCAGCCAACAGGCGTTTTCCACGCCATGCCCATCAGCCGCGGCAAGTCGATCACCCGCAGCCATTGGATTCAGGACATGGGGGCGTTTTACGGGCCTAACATCTTCCTTGCTGAGACTTCCGCCACCTCGGGTGGGCTAGACAGCCTGCTGGAACCGCACGGCCCGATCAAAGAGGCGCAGGAACTGGCCAGCCGGGCTTTCGGCTCTAAACAAACGTTTTTCGCCACCAACGGCACGTCGACCTGCAATAAAATCGTGGTGCAGGCGTTGGTGCGGCCCGGTGACATCGTGTTGGTGGACCGCGACTGCCACAAGTCGCACCATTATGGCATGGTCCTAGCGGGCGCGCAGGTCAGCTATCTCGACAGCTATCCGCTGAATGAATATTCGATGTATGGCGCAGTGCCGCTGCGGGAGGTCAAGCACCGGCTGCTGGAGCTAAAAGCGGCGGGCAAGCTTGACCGTGTGCGGATGCTTTTGCTGACCAACTGCACCTTTGACGGGCTGGTCTATAACGTCGAGCGGGTGATGGAGGAATGTCTGGCGATCAAGCCCGACCTGATCTTCCTCTGGGATGAGGCATGGTTTGCCTTTGCCCGGTTCAGCCCGACATACCGCCAGCGCACCGCAATGAACGCCGCAAATGTGCTGCGCGATAAGTTCAAATCCGAAGCCCACGCCGCCGCTTACGAAGCGCAGCAGAAAACGCTGAAGGATGCCGATGACGAGACCTTGCTGAACACAAGGTTGATCCCGCCACCACAGGCGCGGGTGCGGGCCTATGCCACGCAATCGACCCACAAAACGCTGACCTCGCTGCGGCAAGGCTCGATGATCCACGTCAATGATCAAGACTTTAAAGGAGAAGTCGAGCAAAGCTTCCATGAAGCCTATATGACCCACACGTCGACCTCGCCGAACTACCAGATCATTGCATCGCTTGATGTAGGGCGTCGGCAGGTCGAACTTGAAGGGTTTGAATTTGTGCAACGGCAGGTCGAAGCGGCCATGTCGATGCGCCGTGCGATCAGTGAGCACAAGCTTCTATCGAAGTATTTCAAAGTGCTCTCTGCTGGGGACATGATCCCGGAAACCCACCGCGAAAGCGGCGTGACCAGCTACTATGATGTTGAGCAGGGCTGGACCGACATGTGGGATTGCTGGGAGCAGGATGAGTTTGTTCTCGACGCGACCCGCGTGACCTTGGCCGTGGGCGGCACCGGTTGGGACGGTGATACCTTCAAGACGCAGATCTTGATGGATAAATATGGTATCCAGATCAACAAGACCTCGCGCAATACCGTGCTCTTTATGACCAATATCGGCACCACGCGCTCTTCGGTTGCCTATCTGATCGAAGTGCTGGTTGAGATCGCCAAATCGCTTGATGAACTGCTGGATGATGCCAGCCGGATGGAGCGGCTTTCCTTTGATCGGCGCGTCACCAACCTGATGGAAAACTACCCGCCGCTGCCGGATTTCAGTTGCTTTCACGATGCATTCCGCGCGGCAGACACGCCCGAAGGGGACATTCGCACGCCCTTCTTCCTCGCTTATGATGAGAAAAACTGTGACTATCTCGAGCTGAACGGCTCGCTCCAAGAGGCGATGGATGCGGGCGAGACCGTGGTCTCGGCCAGTTTCATCATTCCCTATCCGCCCGGCTTCCCGATCCTTGTCCCCGGACAGGTCGTCAGTCAGGAAATCCTCGATTTCATGCGTGCCTTGGACGTGAGCGAAATCCACGGATACCGGCCCGATCTGGGCCTGCGCGTCTTTACAACTGCGGCACTAAACCGGGTGCGCAGCAAAGACCTTTCTTCTTCACCCGTTTGA